Below is a genomic region from Candidatus Thermoplasmatota archaeon.
AGGAGATCGTCGCGCACGAGAAGATCCCCGTCAAGGGAGGGATGCACTGATGGCCGCGATCAATCCGATTCCCGTCACCGCCTACAAGGTCGACACGAAGCCCACCTGGTGCCCCGGATGCGGCGACTACGCCGTGCTCACGGGCGTGACGCGCGCGTGCGCGACGACCGGCACCGACCCGAAGGACCTCGTCGTCGTCTCGGGCATCGGCTGCTCGTCGAACCTGCCGCACTTCCTCAAGGCGTACGGCATGCACACGCTCCACGGCCGCTCGATCCCGGTCGCGACCGGCGTCAAGCTCGCGAACCCGAATCTCAAGGTCGTGATCACGGGCGGCGACGGCGACGGCTACGGCATCGGCATCGGGCACATGATCCACGCGATGCGCCGCAACCTCGACGTGACGTACGTGGTCATGAACAACGAGATCTACGGCCTCACGACGGGCCAGACCTCGCCCACGTCGCTCGTCGGCATGAACTCGAAATCGACGCCCACGGGCAACATCGAGAACCCCGTGAACCCGCTCGGCCTCGCGCTCTTCGCGGGCGCGACGTTCGTCGCGCGAGCGTTCTCGGGCGACGCGAAGCACCTCGCGGACATCATCCAGCAGGGCATCGAGCACAAGGGCTTCTCGCTCGTCGACGTGCAGAGCCCGTGCGTCACGTACAACAAGCTCAACACGTACGACTGGTTCCGCGAGCGCGTCTACAAGCTCGAGGAATCCGGGCACAACCCGGCCGACTTCGGCGCCGCGGCGGACCGCGCCTCCGAGTGGCCGACGCGCGACCCCCACGGCAAGGTCCCGATCGGGGTCTTCTACAAGGCCGAGGGCAAGCCCACGTACGAGGAGCAGGACCCCGCGCTCTCGCGCTTCGAGGCGCCCGCCCTCCAACGCGACATCAAGATCAAGCGCGAGGCCGCCGAGAGGATGCTCGCTGAGCTGCTCTGAGGGAACTGAAGTCGGCGCCGCTGCCGCCGCGCCCGAGCGAAAGCCGGCATGACGCCCACGAGCGCGGAGGGCGAGGCAGGCGATCGGCAACCGCTCTGCCACACCCGGCAGGCGATCCGCGCGATCGTGCAACCCGTGGTGACAACATGCTCACGTGAGGAAACGATAATCCCGGGGAACGGCCTGCAGGGATGATCTCCCATGCGCGCCCTCGCCATCCTTGTCCTGTTCCTCGCGGCCTTGCCCGCATCCACTGCGGCGACGTTCGACGTGGACGTGAGGCGCGACGAAAAGTCGGAATCCTGCACATCGACCTCGAACGGGAATTCGTGGAACGACTCCCGGGACGGCAGGTCTTCCTCGGGCAGTGAGCTCGACGTCGAAACGCAGTGCAGCGCGCGCCGCGACGACGTTCGCGTGGACATCACCCAAGACGAGACAAGGCTCGTGAGCGCATCCAAGGGCGAGCGATCCACGAGCCACAGTCGGAACTCGACGACCGAGATCCACGAGAAATCCAAGCCGTGCGAAGGCCCCGAGTCGACGTGCTACGATATCCGCTCCAAGGATTCCCACAACGCCACGACCCGCGAGAGCCATGAAGGCCTCTTCCTGGAGAGCGCCGCGGGCGACGCTTCCGTTTTGACCTCTTGGTGCCAGGCCACCTCCAACCGCTACACAGGCGAGTTGGAGTCCTACGAACGAAGACCTCCGCGGGAAGACTTTGTCATGAATGCCTCGTGGGGCGACGAGGACGCTACGTGCTCGACCGGCGTCATGATTCCAGGGCTTGCGCATCGCGAGGTGGAACAATGCCGCGAGCGACGCGAGCATTCCGCGGGCTCGTATCGCAACGACCACGTGGGCGGGCAGGCCGGGGAAACCTGGGACACCCAGACGCGAGAATCGACCTGCCGCCTCCGGGCAGGCCACGCCGTCGAGGTCCCGGAGGACGAGACGACGGTGGGCGCGTGGGCGGAGATCGTCCGATCATGCTCTCGCTGCGATGACCCCGACGCAAGAACGTCATACGGGATCAACGTGATTTGGATCATCGACACGCTGATGGTCCACGAGAGCCGCGATGTCAATGTGGTTCTGCCCTGAGCGGCTCGCCGCGAACCCGGCAGACCCTCGGAAGCCTTAAGTCATCACCGTTGACCTCATGGCCGTCATCCCATGACAAGATCCCTCCCGTTCGTCGCAGCCGTCGCAGCGCTCGTCCTCCTCTCACCGACGAGCGCGGGAGTCGCGCTCGAAATCCGGATTGACGAGGAGCGGACTTCGTGCAGCGAATCATATTCGTTCGAGAGAGACTCGGGCGAGGATGACAGTCGCGCGTGGACGAATATCGACAGCACATACGGGCAGACGTGCGAATCGACGGATTCCGACGCGGGCCTGACCTTCACGGCAGGCGAGGAAACGGCGTCGGCCGACCTCGGTTCCAAGGAAGCGTCGCGCGAAGCCGGGAATGACCAATACGAGTACAACGCGTCGCGGCGCGATTGCGGATGGCCACGACCCCCCTGCCCGTACACCTACCGTTCGGAAGGGACGTACGAGAGCCGAGCCCAAACCACGCAGGGCGCCCACGCTGAAAGTGGAATCACGGGCCCCGTCACCGTCGCGACGTCGAAATGCGAATCCTACGACAACCGGCAAACCTCATCCGACCAGAGTCGCGACGAGGATGGACGCGTCACCACCGGAAACGAAGGGAGCCAGGAAGTCGGATCGTCCTGCTCGTCCGGCATCATCGTGGAAAGCCCCGCGAGGGCCGCCATCACGAAGGACCGCTGCGGTTCTCATGGCCAATCCGCCTTCGAAAGCCGTGACGCCTGGTCGTCGACCTCACGCCACACGACCCACGCGTGTTACGAAGGCGTCATGGGATCGGCCGGCCTCGACGGAACGGGGACGGCCGCGGACGGCACCGCAGCGAACGTGGCCGCGGGGCGCCACACGTGGACGCGCGAATCTTGCGAAGGAAGTTCATCCGGCGGCGAAGCGTGCACGAACGCCTCCGGGGACGACCTCGTCCTGATGGTTGCGCTCGCGGCAGGCGGAATGCCCATCGGCGGAGGTTCGAACGGCGTCGCGACGCCCGGACCCCTCGCTGATTTCTTGGACGACCGTTACGACCACCTACCTTGACATCGCGTCGCGGTGCGCGTCGATGGCCGCGACGACGGCGCCGAGCGCGGTCGCCGTCTCGAAGCTGAGGTTGCGGCCCGTCACGTCCAGCTCGCGGGCGGCCATCGCGTGCACGTCCTTGGGGACGCCGTGCGGGCCGAGCCCGAAGACGAGAAGCTGGCTGCGCCCCGCCACGAGCGCGGCCGCGACGTCGCGCGGCGTCGTCGACTTCGGGCCCGTCGCGTGCTCCGTCGTGAGCACGACCTCGCCGAGCTGGGGCGGGAAGCCCTTCCTCGGGAGGTCGAACGTCTGGAACCGCC
It encodes:
- a CDS encoding thiamine pyrophosphate-dependent enzyme; this translates as MAAINPIPVTAYKVDTKPTWCPGCGDYAVLTGVTRACATTGTDPKDLVVVSGIGCSSNLPHFLKAYGMHTLHGRSIPVATGVKLANPNLKVVITGGDGDGYGIGIGHMIHAMRRNLDVTYVVMNNEIYGLTTGQTSPTSLVGMNSKSTPTGNIENPVNPLGLALFAGATFVARAFSGDAKHLADIIQQGIEHKGFSLVDVQSPCVTYNKLNTYDWFRERVYKLEESGHNPADFGAAADRASEWPTRDPHGKVPIGVFYKAEGKPTYEEQDPALSRFEAPALQRDIKIKREAAERMLAELL
- a CDS encoding DUF531 family protein: MPGRLTIGLYNSYDPRRLTEAHRRALARAAPLALAFDANLVAFGFPWDAAAGDLSTGRGGAKGGPLELSTPLDIARFVASTTSVGEGGDYFVRLAEDGRFQTFDLPRKGFPPQLGEVVLTTEHATGPKSTTPRDVAAALVAGRSQLLVFGLGPHGVPKDVHAMAARELDVTGRNLSFETATALGAVVAAIDAHRDAMSR